TGGTGCATTTTTTAGGCCAAACGACATTACCTTGTAACAGTACAGACCTTGCTCTGTGACAAATGATGTCTTTTCCTGGTCTTCAGGCCATAAAGGGATCTGATGAAATCcagagtaggcgtccatgaagctcatcatggcgtGCCCTGCCATTGAATCGACGAGACGATCTATCTTTGGCAATGAAAAGTTGTCCTTGGGGCAGGCTTTATTTAAATCTGTATAGTCGACGCACATCCTCCACGTCCcattgggcttgggtaccaATACTACATTTGCCACCTAGTCTGGATACTGACATGGACGTATGAAGCCTGCGTCCATTAACTTCTGTACTTCAGCGGCGACGGCTAAATTTCTTGTCTCCCCATGACTTCTTTTCTTCTGTCGTACCGGTTTCATAGCACAATCTACATTCAGTTTGTGCATGGCCACCCTCGGATCAATGCCTGGCATTTCTTCTACCGTGAAGACGAATATCTCTTTGTATTCTCTTAGCAGATGCACTAGTGCCGCTGCCATGGGGTTGTCAGGCGGAATTCCAATGGGAACTGTACGAGATGGGTCCGTTAGGTCTAGGACTATATCATAGTGTACCCCCACTGGCTCAGGACGTCTGTCTGCACTATGTGCCATAGGTGTCTCTCTGAGTTTAGGCGGGTTTTTCAGTGGTTTCAACTGTTCGTTTTTCTTTGGAGAAGCCCCCCATGCTGCCGGTTCCAACGTTGACAAGTAACAATCTCTGGCCAGTTGTTGGTTTCCGTAGAGGGCTCCAATGCCACCATTACTTCCCACAAATTTTACCAACAGTAGGTGGGGGACGATCACTGCCTTCAGATCATTGAGCGCTGGACGGCCGAGTATGATATTAAACGCGGTGAGTCTGGCTACAATCGTAAACCGAATGACACCTTCCTCGTTTACCGGAGGGGTGCCCATGGAGACGGGGAGCAGGATGGAGCTAATGGGGTGGACGATACCTCCCCCGAATCCTACTAAGGGCTTGAACACTTTTTCTATTGTTTCGGCATCATACTTCAATTTTTGCAAGCACTacagactaattatgtccgacgagcTCCCCGTGTCTACCAGTACTCTTTTCACTCTGAGATTAGTCACCTTAATTTCCAGGACCAAGATCATCATCATATGGTGCTGCCGTCTTTTGGTAATCGTCTTTGGAAATTTCCACAAGAGGTAAATCCATTTGTGCGGGGCGGAGATAAGACGAACCTGATTGCCGTCCTTCTCTAGACGGTTCTCCTGCCGCAATCCCTCCTGATATCACTGCCACAAACCCTTCGTCTGAACAACTGTTGCTATTGGTGTAGAGGCTCGACTCCTTGCTTGCATCTGCCAGACAGAGATACGGACGTAGGTATCCTTTAGCCGCATAGTCATTCAGTATCTGTCTCAACATTCGACAGCTTTGGATATCGTGCCCCTCTTCTCTGTGAAAAGCACAGAACGGGGCCTTATGCTTTAAGGCAGCCGGCCGTCTGGGGGACCGCTGCTCTATTCCCAGATTCCGTCCCTCAGCCAAGAGAATATCTTCAAGATCCGTGTTGAATATAAACAAGTTTCTTGATGACGACTTTCTTCGTTTCCTTTTTACTTCAGTGCCTCGACCACTTTTTTCCCGGGTGGGGTTCACATGCCGCCCTCTAGAAGTTCTGGGGGAGTGATAATTCTGATATTTGCAAGTTGGCCGCCGTGAAGGTAGGCTCGTCCGCCTTCCCGGACGGTCTTCTCTTACATGCTGACTTCCTTCCTCCGGGCGCTGTCCCTTCCGGGGTGGATGATGGTCATCTGCTACTGATACCATCACTCTGCCGTTACCCTGCCCCGGGTTGGCTTGGCTGAAGGATCTGGTGATTTCTTCTTGGAGGACGTGCTAAAATCCCTCTTGCCAATCACCCGCAATGTTCTGATGGAGATCTTCAACAAGTACCGCAGGGACCTCGCAGAAGTCGGCCGGCTGGTTGCGGCGTCACAAGGATTGCTAGTCTTGTCTTTAGCAGGGAGCCGCCCTCCGTTGGTAGGAGATCGTGCTTTTTCCGTGCTTTCCTCAGATTGTTGTTCGtccatgatactatacctccccacagacggcgccaaatgttgtgggatcttttacggtgatgacgtgtcacgcgttcctcggaggtatcaagtatgagctggcacgaaccctctggcaacctgcaaaacaagaatattcccgtaggaatattccctccgatgcctaagtaagtatagactagagagagaagtaatttaagAGAGAaagcagagcaaagatagttttaggtaggtgggaatgaattcaATGCCCCTTACCTtaggatctgagctatttatagggctatggtttcttgggaattgatccctctaccctagctgtgggatgcgtgccccttggggatttacaCATGTCATTTGGCCAACAATGATGAGCCTTTTACAAATTGGGCCTGGCTTCTTAGAGAAGGTGGGCTTTCCAATAACAAGGCTTCGCCCTTATTTCGTGTATGTACCAAGGTCTGAGCCTACTTCCTAGGCTTGGGCCCATGAATCGCCTAGGCTGGCCTGTATTGGTCATTGTAGCTTTTTTGGGCCTTATGGTGGAGATATTCAGGCCCACATCAAAGGGGTTGGAGATGAGCCCAATGATGAGGCTAAGAAGTTCTATAAGTTAGTTGAAGATGAAAACAAGAGCTATATCCCGGctgcaaaaaaaattcaaagctaTCATTTCTCTTTCGTTTTTACCTTTTGAAGTGTACTCATGGGTTAACTAATGTAGCAACTtcaaatattttggattttatcCGAGAAGTGTTACCAGATGCATCCAAAGTGCCTAACTCTTTTAATGAGGCAAAGAAATTGATAAAAGATCTGGGTCTTCATTCTGACAAGATTGATGCATGTCGTAATGATTGTATGCTGTATTGGAAGGAGCATAAAGCAGCGACGTCTTGCCATGTTTGTCATGCTTCAAGGTGGAAAGAAACAGAGACTATAAACCAAGATGATATTAGCAATCAGCCATCTAAGAAAGTGCATAATGTCCCTGCAAAAGTTCTTTGGCATTTTCCTCTTAAACCAAGGCTTCAAAGATTGTACATGTGTTCAGAAACAGCAGGGCTATAGAAGTGGCATGATGAAGAAAGAGATAAAGATGAGTTATTGAGGCATCCGGCTGATGGTGAGGCGTGGAAAGAGTTTGATCTAAAGTACCCAAATTTTGCTAAAGAAGCACGTAATGTTCGTTTGGGGCTTGCAAGTGATGGATTTAATCCATTTCGAACTATGAGCACACAACATAGTACATGGCCTGTTGTTCTAATTAATTACAACTTACCACCATGGTTGTGTATGAAGCCAGAATTCTTGATGTTGTCTCTCCTTATTCTCGGGCTCACCTCTCCTGGGAATGACATTGATGTCTACCTTCAACCATTGGTTCAAGAACTTAAAGATCTGTGGGAGTATGGGTTGGATACCTATGACACGGAGAAGAGACAAACATTCAAGATGCATGCAGCTTTACAATCAACGACCAATGACTTTCCAGTTTATGCTATGTTATCTGGTTGGAGCACCAAAGGGAAGTTTGCATGCCCCTATTGTCACTACGAGACTGATCATCATCACTTGAATAATAGTAACATATCTTGCTACTTTGATCATCGTCGATGGTTAGATGAAAATTATCCTTGGCGGCATGATATGAAGTCTTTTAACGGAGAAAAGGAAGAGAGGATATCTCCAAATCCTTTAACAGGGACTCAAGTTTCAAGCTTGTTGGAAAATTGGGAAAACAAGTTTGGAAAAGTTACAACCAAAAAAGAAATATCCAGATTGTCCATGGAGAAAGTCCTCTATCTTCCACACTTTGCCATATTGGAAAGATTGCGGGTGTCGCCATCATTTGGATGTCATGCACATAGAAAAAACATATGTGATAGTGTGATGGGAACTTTGTTAGACATACCTAGAAAGTCAAAAGATCATCATAAGGCTCGATTAGATCTGCAAGAAATGGGTATAAGGGAAGAAATACATCCTTTAGATACAGATGACGAGGGGTATGTTTTGCTGCCTAAAGCATCATTCTCAATGAAGAAGGCAAAGCTACCACAAGGTTGTGCATCAAATATTGCAAGGTGTGTGCAAGTGAAGGAGGGAAAAATATTAGGGTACAAGAGTCATGATGCTCATATAATAATGCAACACTTGCTTCCCGCAGCAATTAGGAAAACTTTACCAAAGCATATTGCATTACCTCTTATTAGATTGAGTGGCTTTTTTAAAGAAATATGCAAGAGAGTCATCAATCCAAAAGATTTAGATCGCCTTCAATCTGAAATTGTTGAGACTCTTTGTGAACTTGAAAGAATATTTCCACCATCTTTTTTTGACATCATGGTTCACTTGCTGATTCATTTGGTTGATGAAATAAAGCATGGTGGACCAGTGTGTGATTGGTGGATGTACCCTATAGAAAGATACCTCGGAAAGCTGAAATCGTATGTTAAAAACCGATGTCGCCCTGAGGCTTCAATAGCATAAGGTTATTTGGCTGAAGAGTGCTTGATATTCTGTTCTAGGTATTTGCATGCTGGTGCAAAGAAGCGATCTAAGTGGTTTAACACAAGTAAGGAGAAAACTGATGAAATTGACGAAGAGTCACCTTTATTCCCTAAGGCAGGTTATCCTCTTGGGAGGAAGAAGAAAGGGAAGAAGAAAGGGAAGTCATACACTCTTGATTCAAACACAatggtgtaggggaatacaattaaacataataacatgtgcggaaacaatccccaaagccaggaagcatgtataaagcacagattaagcaaacttacattcgaagcgtgttttccacaataatctgtcaacaaacacgaactaagaactccagttgtcgttcctctacttggttcaccgacacgatcagatccgtcttgattaccgtagcttagacaatcgatcaagagtttgtgcttttgggatgaacacactttggaggcacagagagaattagggttctctgttttctcctagggttgtgtgtaatctgaattgtgattagTTGGAAagaggttagaaggttatttacataaccttactaaccgaccaagccttgAGGCAAGGTCGGGCTAGCAAGCCCCGCGCgccatcacacggacacgcacagcaagctgggccgtgggccgcgttgctgctgctgtgtcgtggtctcggcccgcacgcGCACATCTcctcggccatgggcctcgctgctgcgttTCTTTTcttgctcgcctagcgcgcgcgcgcccatgggccttgagtgcttcgtgcactcgtctcgtgggccgctcctcgtattcgcgatttaatatatatccgatatattatttatcgtttcgtatacgacgaatcaccgtcgtacgatacgatttattcgtctcgcctagcttacgaatattcgcgatacgatatacgattccgatgcaaggtcgtatcgtataatacgtttccaacttaattcccgaaaagctattaaatgaatttccgattcatttaatcctggtgatctgttacatatcattggtgtgaccttgtagatTCAGTCAAGACTAAGCtatgagttcaatatccattagaactcactaatcggaagcattgctccagctagctattccgatcacttgctcttactgaattaattattcgcaattaatctgaaccttggtattagacttaatgcaccttgggtgaaggaaatatttccttca
This genomic stretch from Spinacia oleracea cultivar Varoflay chromosome 3, BTI_SOV_V1, whole genome shotgun sequence harbors:
- the LOC130469975 gene encoding uncharacterized protein, with the translated sequence MMSLLQIGPGFLEKCTHGLTNVATSNILDFIREVLPDASKVPNSFNEAKKLIKDLGLHSDKIDACRNDCMLYWKEHKAATSCHVCHASRWKETETINQDDISNQPSKKKWHDEERDKDELLRHPADGEAWKEFDLKYPNFAKEARNVRLGLASDGFNPFRTMSTQHSTWPVVLINYNLPPWLCMKPEFLMLSLLILGLTSPGNDIDVYLQPLVQELKDLWEYGLDTYDTEKRQTFKMHAALQSTTNDFPVYAMLSGWSTKGKFACPYCHYETDHHHLNNSNISCYFDHRRWLDENYPWRHDMKSFNGEKEERISPNPLTGTQVSSLLENWENKFGKVTTKKEISRLSMEKVLYLPHFAILERLRVSPSFGCHAHRKNICDSVMGTLLDIPRKSKDHHKARLDLQEMGIREEIHPLDTDDEGYVLLPKASFSMKKAKLPQGCASNIARCVQVKEGKILGYKSHDAHIIMQHLLPAAIRKTLPKHIALPLIRLSGFFKEICKRVINPKDLDRLQSEIVETLCELERIFPPSFFDIMVHLLIHLVDEIKHGGPVCDWWMYPIERYLGKLKSYLHAGAKKRSKWFNTSKEKTDEIDEESPLFPKAGYPLGRKKKGKKKGKSYTLDSNTMV